Genomic segment of Ignavibacteriales bacterium:
GTTCATTTTTACTCCTGTGTGATCAAAAACTGATTAATACTTTTGCTATGATAATTTTATTAAAATTTATTTTATACTCTAAGTTTTTTTCAGTGAAGAAAAGGTCTTCACCTTCCATACGGATTAATTTTGCGTTCAACTTTTTGATTTCTTCGGCATCATTGAATTCAATTTCAAATTTTCTATTGATGTGCTTACCGTACTGAACTAAAAATTTAAGCGGTCTTTCAACACCCGGAGAAGAAACATCCAGTCTATAATGAGAATCAATAAGTTTTTCAGATTCGATAATTTCGTTCAACATTCGGCTAACATTAGAACAGTCAACAGTAGTGATTCCTTTTTCGTTATCTATATATACTTCGATAATACGAAGGTGGTTATCGCCGCGTGTAACTAAATCGATAAGAACAAAGCCTTGAGTCTTAACAATTTCTTCGAATCTGTTGAAAATTTGCTGTTTTTCCATATTCCATAAATAAAAATCGCCCTCGAGGGGCGAAATAGACAATGCAAAGGTAGAAAGATTAGCTTGAATAAGCAAACAATAATAGCCAATAGCTTTTAGCTATTTGATTTCAAATGATGCGCTTACAACGGCAGTTATTTCTTTTTCTATAGATGTCGCATCGTTCATTCCATAATCTGAAACTAAATTTGAGTTGCGCGGGGTAATTTGAATGACTCCCATTCTTGCATTACGAAGCGGACCAAGACTTCTGCCTGTTGCTTCTGCAATTTTAACCGCACGATCCATTGCGTTCTTTGATGCAGCAGCCTGTACTTCAATTTTCAAGTCATCAATTTTAGTATAAAGATATTCCGGGGCTTCAACATTTATATCCAAACCTTTTTCAACTAGAGAACTGAGTGAAACCGAAAGTTCCTTTATTTTTTTTACATCATTGGATTTTATTTCGAAGCGCTGGCTGTAAACATAATGAGATACTTTTTGCGTTTGCACCCCATTCTCGGCAACTTCAAAAACCGGGGAACCATTTATTCCAAAAACTTCAATTTGATCTTTCTTAAATTCTTGTGCTTCCAAATATTTTAGAATTGTCGGCATTTGCTGTTGAACAACCTGATAAGCATTTTGTCTGATGGAACTTGTTGCTTGTAACGTTCCACGTAAAATACCGAGATCTGAAACAATTTCTTTCTTTGCGGAACCAGTAACAGTTATAGTTTGATCCGCATTCTTTGTTGATTTCCAAACAAATGAAAAAATAATTACGGAGAGAAGAATGGCTGCCGCAAGAATAGAAACCGGGATAATGTATTTGAATTTCTCGTTCATAATTAACTCGACTTTTGGTTAGTTATAAGATAATATATGTTTTCAAAAAGTGAAGTTAATTTATTTTATCAAAACCATTTTTTTTGTTACTACATAATTGTCTGCCATCAATGTATAGAAATAAATTCCGCTTGGCAATTGAGAATTTCGAATTGAAAAATTAGTATTGTAATTACCCGTTTGCTGATATTCATCAACAAGAATCGCAACTTCTCTTCCAAGTAAATCGTAGACTTTTAATGTTACATAACTAAATGCTGAAAGCTGATAGCTTATTGCTGTTGACGGATTAAATGGGTTGGGATAGTTTTGGTTTAAGGAAAATTTGGCAGGAACAGAATTAATTCTATCATCAACATCAGTCAATACTTCAGGATAACGATACAAACTATCTCTGTAAATATTTGTAATAAATCTCGTATAATCTTTCAATTCTTTTACTGCATCAAGTCTATCTTGTCCCATCGCTGCTATTTCAGCAATAACTAATTCTTGAGTTTCATTAGGTGCTAAATTAAACGGACCGGTAGACATACTGAAATATCGATCACTTGCTGGATATTGAATTCCATCAATCCACCCTGTCTCCGCAATAGGGTCGCCGCTGAGAGTGTATTTTGTCTTTCCTCCGCCAAATTCTGAGGGTACTTGAAAGTAGTCGTTTGTGTTAGGGTGTAATCCTTGAAAATAATTATACCATACCAAATTTGATCCGGGCCTTCCAATACCAGGACAAGGGAAAATAGTTCCACCACATGTGAAGTAAACGAAAGCATTCATCCCAAGATTTTTTTGAACGTTATATTTTATTTGATTATATATACCAACATCTGAACCATTGCCGCCTACTATTGGTCCCTGAACAACCACAAACCCCACAGCAGGGGGAGTTGTTCCATAAACGACATCAACATCTTTACTATGATAAGCATATCCTAAATTTAATGTAGTGTCGCAACCGGCAAAATCTTTAGCACCATCTCCAATATCGGGATCAACAAAGAATGCAAGGTACATATTGTTAATAACTGTATTTTTTTTGTTTGTAATTTTATACTTTTTGAAAATTGTATTACCAAGAGCGTAAGATTTGTTATATGCCCAAACTGTTGTTTGTAATTCTAAACCGAGCGGGGCGCTTATTGCTATGCTATAAGATTTAACATTATCAAAATCATTTGCAGCATACCAAATAGTTTGATTTGCACCGGGAACCCCAGGAATATCTACTTGCGGATCATAAATCCCATCTTTATTAACATCTTTGTAAGGAGCGCCGTCATTTGCCGGCCATTCATTCCAATCCTTTTCATATTGGGTTTTTATTTGATCGGCACTTCCCTCTCCGTCTGCCATTTCGTTCGCAAATGTACTAGTCTTATAATCGGGGCGTACACGGTAAATCCTAACATTGGGCAAATTAGGACTTTGCGGAGTACCATCTTGTAAAATTTTTCCAGGAGTTATTCCGCTTCTATAATAAACTCCGCCTACTAAAACACTTCCTCCACTAATTCCACCCCACAATAAATTAGAAGTGAAAACTGCAGTCTTTCCGCTTGACCTTGGATAGACAAAACCAGCACGATTAGTACTCTTATTAAAATCATCCACACCATCATTTTGAATGATGGTAGAAATATTGTTAATGTTCATTTTTGTTAGGCTTGGGCTACCAAGTTGTTTGGCAAGTGGCGAGTATTTTGGACAATCATCTTGTGCAAAACAAATTATTGCATTAAAAAAAACGAAGAAAAATAAAAACAAAAAATATTTTACTTTTTTCATTTCAACCCCTAGATAATTTCTAATTGAAAGCTACGATTAATAGATTAAAACGCAACTCAAATAATTTGGTAAATAAGGCAAGAACTCTTTTTAAGTATAAAATTTGATGAGTATCTCATCGCAAACAGCATAACCTTTTGGTGTGAATTTAATCAACCCATCTTTTTCGATAAGAAATTTTTCTTGTTTAAGTTGATCCAAATAATTTTTGTTTTTCATTAGCCATTCATTTCCGAAAAAATTATTCAGTTCGAGCAGATCAAGTCCTTTGCTGCGAAGTGCAAGCATAATATATTCGTTCAATTTTTCTTTTTCGGAAAGAATTTCTTCTCCAATTACTGCATTCCCTTTTAATTCAATAGCCGCATTATAAAAATTCAATGCTGAATAATTCCACCAGCGTTTTCCGCCTGCCTTGCCGGTAGGCAGGTTTACGAATGAATGTGCCGATGTACCAAAGCTTAGGTAATCTTTGTATCTCCAATATGCATTGTTATGTATGCATTCAAATCCTTTTTTAGAAAAGTTGGAAACTTCATACTGTTCAAATCCTTGTTGAGTTAGAAAATCAATTGTTAATTCATAAAGGTCGGCATCGTAATCTTCATTTTGCATTTTTACTTTACCATCAAGAACCATTTTATTAAGAATTGTTCCTTTCTCTAAAATTAAACTGTAAGCAGATATGTGTTTGATCGGCAGTTTAATCGCTTGATCTAAATTGTATTGCCATTTCTTTTTTGTTTGAGAAGGTAAGTTAAAAATTAGATCAACACTTATGTTTTCAAATCCAATTGCAGCAGCATCACGAACAGTTTGAATTGCAGTTTGCGAATTGTGTATTCGAGTTAGGAATTTTAACTCATCTTCGTTGAATGATTGTATTCCAATGCTAATACGGTTGATACCGATTTTTCTGAATTCGGCTAACTTTTCAATATTGACTGTTCCGGGATTTGTTTCGAGTGTTATTTCTGCAGCTTCATTCACAGAAAATTTTTCTTTAATGTGTTGTATAATTTCAGAAATGTAATGAGGTTCCATAAAAGATGGAGTTCCGCCGCCAAAGAAAATGGAAATTATTTTCCTTCCTTCGGAATATTGCGCAGAGTAAAAATCAATTTCTTTTTTTAATGCTTTTAAGTAAGAAGAAACATTATCGTAAGAAATAATTGAGTAAAAATCGCAATAGATACATTTGTGATCACAGAATGGAATATGAATATATATTGCAGTTTCTCTCAATTTATGCCCGGTGAAATAATAATAGGAAAATACAAAAAGAAAAGGGGCTTGTTCAGCCCCCTTAATGGAAAATTAATTTTTGCTATAATCCAAATGAAATACCTGCACTAGCTGTTTTTGTTTTAGCTAATTTATAATCAGCATTAATGTTAACTGCAGCAAGATGAAGAGTAAATCCTACAACAGCAGAGCTTGTATTTTCACCTTCAATTTCAAAGGCAATATTAATTGGTGGAACAGTAGCTCCGCTCACAACTTGATTGGATTGGTAATTATATGAAACAGTTGTTTTAGAGGTTTCCATTGTTAATCCGGCATAAGGAGTAAAAGAAATAATCGCTCCAAAGGTTTTACTAACATAAACTCCAAACTGAGATGTTGTACTTTCAAACATACTTCCGACTTTCATTTTTTGAATAAAGTATCCTATACCAAAATCGACCGGTATTGGATTTGGGAACCAAACTCCAGGGTTGTGAATTAATCCAGCACCCCAAAAACTAAATTTGCCCATATCTTTAATATCCACATCAGGGAAATAACGGAACGCAAAATTAGTCCCGAAAACTGTTCCAACAGTAACTTGAGCCGCTGCTGTAGGTAAAACCGGAAGTTCATCTAAAAATCCGCTAACACCAGACATACTAAATGTTGTCGCAGGTAAATTGTATCCTTGAAAAGATTGTCCGGGAAAAATAATGTTCAGATTTTGATTCTTTTTCCCTACAATAGTAGGACCGGAAAATGTTACGCTCATTGGTGTATTTTGAAGTTGAGATCTTAGTAGAACATAAGTCGGCGATCCTTGTGCCAGACCAGTCGTATTATTCAGAATTGCAGAAGCTTGATCCTGAGAAAAATAGAACTGACCGGTTTCAACAAAGTTTTTTACATCATCCGAAAAAAATGACCCCATTGCAATAATTTTTACATCAAGATGAAATTCCAATTTACTTGCGGATGGTGCATTTGTAACCCAGCCTGAATTTAGATTTGAGCCAAATGCTGAAATTACCGGTTTTACATATTGCGCCCCAACAGTAGATGACAATTTGGAAAGAGTTTCTTGCAAACTTTGTGCTTTCAGATTAACTGAAAAAAATAAACCACTCACAATAAATAAAGAAAGTATTCTCTTAATCATACAACCTCCGCTATTATTGATTTCCTTTGCTCTGAATTTAATGAACAAAATTTTCATCACAAAGGAAATATTGTTGGAAAAACAGAATTGTGCTAAAAAACAATTTTTAGTTTTTAGATAATCCCATTAGCTCACGCGCACCATTTAGAGTTGCTTCGGTTACTTTCTCACCGCTCATTAGTTTTGCAACTTCTTTAATGCGCTCTTCACCCTTTAGAATTCGTATCGAACTTACTACGCGATCTCCGGCTTTTTTCTTTTCGACTGCATAATGGAAATCCGAAAGTCCAGCAATTTGAGGCAAATGAGTTATGGCAATAATTTGGTGATATGATGCAAGCGATTTCAAAACTTGTCCTACTTTCTGAGCAATACGTCCGCTTACACCTGTATCAATTTCGTCAAAAATGAGAATAGGAAGTTTATCCGATTTTGCAAGTATGGATTTTAGCCCAAGCATTATGCGCGAGACTTCACCGCCCGATGCAACTTTAACTAGCGGTTTGGGATCTTCGCCGGTATTTGTTGAAATGAAAAATTCTATGTTATCAAAACCATGCTCGTTGAATTTATAATTCTTTCCATCTGCTATAATAAAATTCTCCGCTGCATTCGAGACGATTTCATTTTCTAATTTTACTTTGAAAACAGAATCGGCAATTCCTAGATACTTCAATGCATCTTCAATTTCTTTTTTAATTTTATTTGAAACTATTTTTCTTTCTTGCGAAAGTTTTTTTGCCAGCAAGCCGCATTCTTTTCTTGAATTATCTATTTTCTTTTCGAGCTGAGTTATCTTTAAGGAAAAGTTCTCTGCTAGTTCAAACTCAGCACCAATCTTCTCCCGATGATCAAGTACGGATTTAAGCGAACCGCCATATTTTTTCTTCAGTAGAATTAGTGCGCCGAGACGTTCTCTTATCTCTTCCAAACGATTTGGGTCAATATCAATTCTGTCTTTGTAACTCCGCATGAAAGACGAGATATCAACTAGAGAAGCCAAGATTGAATCAACTTCGTTCAAATTTTCATTAAATGATTTATCAATTTTCGTGAGTTCTAAAATTTTATTTTTAACATCTGCAATTTGTTCTTGAATGGAATGTTCATTTTCATAAATCGCATTATAAATATCATTTGTCAACGAAAGAAGTTTTTCTGAATTTTCTAAAATTTTTAATTCGTCAGAAAGTTTTTCTTCCTCTCCTTCTTGAGGCGAAACCGCATCTATTTCTTTAATCTGAAATTCATATAATTCTTTTTTCTCTTTCAGTATATTTTCTTTTTGAATTAATTCCCGTAGCTCTTTCGACAAAGCAGAAAGCTGCCGTGACGCCGATCTAAATTCATTCAATTGTGTTTCGAGATTTGCAAATTCATCCAGCATTTCGATATGTGTTTCCGCTCGTAATAAAGATTGATGTTCATGCTGTCCGTGAAGATCTACCAAGAGGTCGCCCGTTTCTTTAATTAGATTAAGAGGAACAGGAGTATCATTCAAAAAACATCTGTTAGTTCCTTTTAAGGAAATCTCACGCCGAATTATTAATTCTGAATTGAATTCAATTTCATTCGCTGTAAGAAGCTGCTGTACTTTTTTATTCCCCGTTACATCAAAGAGACCTTCCACAACAGATTTCTCGGAACCTTTTCTTACAACTTCAGTAGATGCACGTTCACCGAGTAATAATCCCATTGCATCAATTAAGATAGATTTACCAGCGCCCGTTTCTCCGGTAATTATATTTAGACCTTTACCGAATTCAACTTCGATGTTTTCTATGAGTGCATAATCTTTAATGAGAAGTGTCTTGAGCATACTTTCTGTAATAATTTTGTTACGAATATTGTGAATGAAAGGTTAAGTATCAAGTTTTAATGAGAGAGGAAATTATTCATAGAATGTAAAAAGCCTGATCTCAAAACAAATCAGGCTTTCTTTGTAGCGGGGACAGGACTTGAACCTGTAACCTTCGGGTTATGAGCCCGACGAGCTACCAATTGCTCCACCCCGCGATGTAATTTTTATTTGTATAAAAACGTTTTTCTTTACTTGGGGCACAAATATATCGAAGGAATGCCCGAATGTCAAATAACACTATATCAGACGTTGTATTACAAGATTGAAGAATGAATTAATAAGTCATCTTAAGCAAAGTGTCATTCTGAACGGAACGAAGTGGAGTGAAGAATCTCTTTACGTTATAAAATTGAGATGTTTCTCCCGATGAATCGGGATCAACATGACAATTGTTAATTTTTCAGAAGTCTCTTAATATTAATATTATTAAATTTTGATCGGTACTTATTCGAACATTAAGGAGATAGTTATGCGTAAAATTAAATTCTCAATATTTTTTCTTTTTATAATTCTTCCCGTAATAACCAATGCACAATTTGAAGTTGGAAAACATCATCTCGGTCCTTCATTAGGATTATCTTTTCTTGGTACAGTTCCACAAATCGGATTTAATTACGAGTACGGAATTAACTTAAAAAATTTTGGCGATGTAGGTTTTGGCGGAATCCTTCGTTACTGGTCTTTTAATGATTCGTTTGTTGGAGGAGAATGGGGTTATCAAGATTTTTTAATCGGTGCACAAGGTAATTACCATTTTAAGTTAACGAATGAAAAAATTGATCTATGGGCGGGTCTTATTCTTGCCTTTGATGCCGGATATGTAAAATACAAAGGGAATACTTCCGGTATGTATCCATCGCCGTCTCACGGAGGTTTGTGGCTTGGATTTCAAGGCGGAGGAAGATATTGGGTATCATCAACTTTTGCAATTTCAGGCAGACTGGGTTTCGGAACATTAAAATATGGCTCTTTAGAAATTGGATGTGATTGGAAATTATAAGATTGCCGAAGCAATTATTTCTAAATCCTCAACATTTTAGTTGAGGATTTTTTATTCTCGATAATTATTTATAGTACCTGTATTCAAAACTTGAATTCAAAAAAGTATTTTTTATAAAGAATTACAATTAAGAATCCCCGCTGGCACGAATAATTTTATTTATTTGTCTCTCTCTGTACAACTGTCCTATCTCAGCACCAACAATAAATAAACATGCAGAATAAAAGAGCCATAATAAAATTGCAATGATCAAAACAAAAGCTCCATACAACGGATTTGAGCTTAATATATTATTAACGTAATAACCAAAAACACTGCGGGCGATTTCCCAAAGTAATGTCGTCCATAATGCACTTACTGCTGCAACTTTTTTCCCTAATTGTTCATAAGGAATTAAATAATAGAGAGCGAAGAATAATCCAAACATTAATAATAGCGAGACTCCATAAACTAAAATATTCCAAATTGAGCTTTGAGTATAAGATTGAACAAATTCATAATTTTTAGTTAATTCATAAATGATATTTAATGCGGGAACAATAAAAGTGAAAATTGTAATGATAAAGACTAATAGAATTACCATAAGAATATCACGTATTAATCCATACAGGTAACCTTTCCGTATTTTAACATGATAGATATGATTCAAAATTGTTCTTATGCTGCTGAAGATCCATGTTGAAGTAAACAATAATCCAATAACACCAACATACCCCGCTAATGTTTTGTATTCAATTACTTCAGGCAAACGCGAACTTATCATTCGTTTGATATAATTTGCATACGCCGCGTATGGAATTGTCTGATCTATAAAATTATTTACTTGAGATTCAATCACCGAAGAATCAAAAATATTTCCTAGAAGAGAAAATACAAGTAGTAGAAATGGAATCATACCAAGTAAAAGAGAAAAAGAAATCCCGGCTCCGGCAAAAAAAGTATTGTTCTCATCCATTTTTTTGAAAAGTCCAAGAACATAATGTTTTAGAAAAGAAATTATCTTTCTGTAGGTTAATGAAGAAATTACAGAACCGATTGATTTTAATATCTTATTGCGCAAAATCCATTCTCTTTTGAATTGTAGAATAATAAAGATCTATTAACTGGTTAATTGGAAAATCATACTGATCATTAACATTCAAACTTGTTCCTTCAACTTTTCCCAACAACAAAAACGGGGTAAAACTTTTTGAAACTATTTTTTCAAATTTTTCTTGCGATGCGGGATCAACCGAAACAATAACTCTTGATTGTGATTCGGAGAAAAAAGAAAAATCCTCACGCTTCTTTATTGGAATTTTTACTTTTGCACCCAATGCTTTTTCCGGATTGATTATACAGCTTTCGGCGATAGCAGTAATTATTCCGCCGTCTGAAATATCGTGAGCAGAATTAAGTAATCCGTTATCAATAAGATGAAGAACAAGTTTGTGAAGATCTTTTTCTGTTTGAAGATCAATCCGCGGAATTTCACCGGTAACTAAATTGTGAATCAATTTTAAATATTCGCTTCCGCCAACTTCTTCGTAATCTTCGCCAAGCAAGTAGATCAAATCATTTTCTTTTTTGAATTCTGCTGTTGTAATATTTTCTAAATTTTCAATCAGTCCTACCATACCAATAACCGGAGTGGGAAAAACTGAAGTATCAGGACTTTCATTATAGAAACTAACATTACCGCCGGTTACAGGCGTGTTGAAGAATCTGCATGCTTCTCCCATTCCTTCAATAGCTTTTTTGAAAGTCCAGAACATTTCGGGTTTGTATGGATTGCCGAAGTTCAAACAGTTTGTAATTGCAAGAGGAATTGCGCCGCTGCAAACTACATTGCGTGCAGATTCTGCAACAGCAATCTTGGTTCCCTCTTTCGGATTTAGATAAACATATCTTCCGTTACAATCAGTTTTTGCCGCGATGGCTTTATTTGTATCTTTTATATAAATCACAGCTGAATCGGAACCCGGACCAACAATTGTATTTGTTCTAACCATTGAATCATATTGTTGGTATACCCATCGTTTAGATGCAATATTTGGTGATGAAAATATTTTTTCGAATACTTCACCTAAACTTTCCGGCTCCGGTAATTTTCTGCAATTAAATTTTCTTGTCTCTTCAAGATATTTTGGCTCTGCGGTTTCTCTAAAATAAACAGGTGCATTACCGCCAAGTACAAGTTCGATCGGAG
This window contains:
- a CDS encoding SIMPL domain-containing protein (The SIMPL domain is named for its presence in mouse protein SIMPL (signalling molecule that associates with mouse pelle-like kinase). Bacterial member BP26, from Brucella, was shown to assemble into a channel-like structure, while YggE from E. coli has been associated with resistance to oxidative stress.) — protein: MNEKFKYIIPVSILAAAILLSVIIFSFVWKSTKNADQTITVTGSAKKEIVSDLGILRGTLQATSSIRQNAYQVVQQQMPTILKYLEAQEFKKDQIEVFGINGSPVFEVAENGVQTQKVSHYVYSQRFEIKSNDVKKIKELSVSLSSLVEKGLDINVEAPEYLYTKIDDLKIEVQAAASKNAMDRAVKIAEATGRSLGPLRNARMGVIQITPRNSNLVSDYGMNDATSIEKEITAVVSASFEIK
- a CDS encoding T9SS type A sorting domain-containing protein, whose amino-acid sequence is MKKVKYFLFLFFFVFFNAIICFAQDDCPKYSPLAKQLGSPSLTKMNINNISTIIQNDGVDDFNKSTNRAGFVYPRSSGKTAVFTSNLLWGGISGGSVLVGGVYYRSGITPGKILQDGTPQSPNLPNVRIYRVRPDYKTSTFANEMADGEGSADQIKTQYEKDWNEWPANDGAPYKDVNKDGIYDPQVDIPGVPGANQTIWYAANDFDNVKSYSIAISAPLGLELQTTVWAYNKSYALGNTIFKKYKITNKKNTVINNMYLAFFVDPDIGDGAKDFAGCDTTLNLGYAYHSKDVDVVYGTTPPAVGFVVVQGPIVGGNGSDVGIYNQIKYNVQKNLGMNAFVYFTCGGTIFPCPGIGRPGSNLVWYNYFQGLHPNTNDYFQVPSEFGGGKTKYTLSGDPIAETGWIDGIQYPASDRYFSMSTGPFNLAPNETQELVIAEIAAMGQDRLDAVKELKDYTRFITNIYRDSLYRYPEVLTDVDDRINSVPAKFSLNQNYPNPFNPSTAISYQLSAFSYVTLKVYDLLGREVAILVDEYQQTGNYNTNFSIRNSQLPSGIYFYTLMADNYVVTKKMVLIK
- the hemW gene encoding radical SAM family heme chaperone HemW; translated protein: MRETAIYIHIPFCDHKCIYCDFYSIISYDNVSSYLKALKKEIDFYSAQYSEGRKIISIFFGGGTPSFMEPHYISEIIQHIKEKFSVNEAAEITLETNPGTVNIEKLAEFRKIGINRISIGIQSFNEDELKFLTRIHNSQTAIQTVRDAAAIGFENISVDLIFNLPSQTKKKWQYNLDQAIKLPIKHISAYSLILEKGTILNKMVLDGKVKMQNEDYDADLYELTIDFLTQQGFEQYEVSNFSKKGFECIHNNAYWRYKDYLSFGTSAHSFVNLPTGKAGGKRWWNYSALNFYNAAIELKGNAVIGEEILSEKEKLNEYIMLALRSKGLDLLELNNFFGNEWLMKNKNYLDQLKQEKFLIEKDGLIKFTPKGYAVCDEILIKFYT
- the recN gene encoding DNA repair protein RecN — protein: MLKTLLIKDYALIENIEVEFGKGLNIITGETGAGKSILIDAMGLLLGERASTEVVRKGSEKSVVEGLFDVTGNKKVQQLLTANEIEFNSELIIRREISLKGTNRCFLNDTPVPLNLIKETGDLLVDLHGQHEHQSLLRAETHIEMLDEFANLETQLNEFRSASRQLSALSKELRELIQKENILKEKKELYEFQIKEIDAVSPQEGEEEKLSDELKILENSEKLLSLTNDIYNAIYENEHSIQEQIADVKNKILELTKIDKSFNENLNEVDSILASLVDISSFMRSYKDRIDIDPNRLEEIRERLGALILLKKKYGGSLKSVLDHREKIGAEFELAENFSLKITQLEKKIDNSRKECGLLAKKLSQERKIVSNKIKKEIEDALKYLGIADSVFKVKLENEIVSNAAENFIIADGKNYKFNEHGFDNIEFFISTNTGEDPKPLVKVASGGEVSRIMLGLKSILAKSDKLPILIFDEIDTGVSGRIAQKVGQVLKSLASYHQIIAITHLPQIAGLSDFHYAVEKKKAGDRVVSSIRILKGEERIKEVAKLMSGEKVTEATLNGARELMGLSKN
- a CDS encoding YihY/virulence factor BrkB family protein, producing MRNKILKSIGSVISSLTYRKIISFLKHYVLGLFKKMDENNTFFAGAGISFSLLLGMIPFLLLVFSLLGNIFDSSVIESQVNNFIDQTIPYAAYANYIKRMISSRLPEVIEYKTLAGYVGVIGLLFTSTWIFSSIRTILNHIYHVKIRKGYLYGLIRDILMVILLVFIITIFTFIVPALNIIYELTKNYEFVQSYTQSSIWNILVYGVSLLLMFGLFFALYYLIPYEQLGKKVAAVSALWTTLLWEIARSVFGYYVNNILSSNPLYGAFVLIIAILLWLFYSACLFIVGAEIGQLYRERQINKIIRASGDS
- the purL gene encoding phosphoribosylformylglycinamidine synthase subunit PurL, with the translated sequence MKNVILHNQKRKFYLLMKEPEVNINLAREHGLTDEEYGWICERLGRVPTFTELGIFSVMWSEHCSYKNSIALLKTLPRSGGRLLVNAGEENAGLVDIGDGLAIAFKIESHNHPSAVEPYQGAATGVGGILRDIFTMGARPIACLNSLRFGPLTDPRTKYLFEGVVKGIGDYGNCFGVPTVAGEVYFDDSYKGNPLVNAMAIGIVDTKHVISATAKGNGNPVMIVGSSTGRDGIHGATFASEEISEKSEAKRPSVQVGDPFTEKLLLEATLEIIKEDLVVGIQDMGAAGISCSTSEMSAKGESGMIIDLNKVPLREDSMTAYEIMLSESQERMLVVAKKGCEERVREIFSKWDLHCEIIGEVTDKQKVIINYNGEKKAEISPIELVLGGNAPVYFRETAEPKYLEETRKFNCRKLPEPESLGEVFEKIFSSPNIASKRWVYQQYDSMVRTNTIVGPGSDSAVIYIKDTNKAIAAKTDCNGRYVYLNPKEGTKIAVAESARNVVCSGAIPLAITNCLNFGNPYKPEMFWTFKKAIEGMGEACRFFNTPVTGGNVSFYNESPDTSVFPTPVIGMVGLIENLENITTAEFKKENDLIYLLGEDYEEVGGSEYLKLIHNLVTGEIPRIDLQTEKDLHKLVLHLIDNGLLNSAHDISDGGIITAIAESCIINPEKALGAKVKIPIKKREDFSFFSESQSRVIVSVDPASQEKFEKIVSKSFTPFLLLGKVEGTSLNVNDQYDFPINQLIDLYYSTIQKRMDFAQ